One Mercurialis annua linkage group LG3, ddMerAnnu1.2, whole genome shotgun sequence DNA window includes the following coding sequences:
- the LOC126674439 gene encoding bidirectional sugar transporter SWEET12-like — MAIFSTHNPSVFVFGILGNIVSFVVFLSPVPTFFRVYKKKSTEGFQSFPYVVSLFSAMLWLYYASLKTDALLLITINSFGCLIETVYITLFITYATKQARMLTLRILVLLNFGGFCLILLLSHFLAKGSGRVTVLGWICVIFSVSVFAAPLSIMRLVIRTKSVEFMPFYLSFFLTLSAIMWLFYGLLLRDFYIAIPNIVGFIFGVLQMILYVIFKNMKMAVDEQKLAEVENVENVKLSIICEVQQENVSHKPNSNDEANENGEQNKEEKMHDNQADYERHMAMDASNSDQSIACQV, encoded by the exons ATGGCAATTTTCTCCACTCATAACCCAAGTGTTTTTGTATTTGGTATTCTAG GCAACATTGTCTCCTTTGTGGTATTTCTATCCCCAGT ACCAACATTTTTTAGGGTTTACAAGAAAAAATCAACAGAAGGGTTTCAATCATTTCCATATGTGGTGTCACTATTTAGTGCTATGCTTTGGCTATACTATGCTTCACTCAAGACCGATGctttacttctcattactatcaATTCATTCGGTTGTCTGATTGAGACCGTTTACATCACACTCTTCATTACTTATGCAACCAAGCAAGCTAGG ATGTTGACTTTGAGGATACTAGTTTTGCTGAATTTTGGAGGATTCTGCTTGATTCTTCTTCTTTCCCACTTCCTTGCAAAAGGATCGGGACGGGTTACAGTTCTTGGATGGATCTGTGTGATATTTTCTGTTAGTGTATTCGCGGCACCTTTGAGCATAATG AGGCTAGTGATTCGAACGAAAAGTGTAGAGTTCATGCCATTTTACCTATCATTTTTCCTGACTCTCAGCGCAATTATGTGGCTGTTTTATGGACTACTGTTAAGGGATTTCTATATTGCA ATACCAAACATAGTAGGATTTATATTTGGGGTGCTCCAGATGATTCTATACGTAATATTCAAGAACATGAAGATGGCGGTCGATGAGCAAAAATTAGCAGAAGTAGAGAACGTTGAAAATGTGAAACTGAGTATCATCTGCGAGGTTCAACAAGAAAACGTAAGCCACAAGCCAAATAGTAATGATGAGGCTAATGAAAACGGTGAGCAGAATAAAGAAGAGAAAATGCATGACAACCAAGCAGATTATGAACGTCATATGGCGATGGATGCCTCAAACTCAGACCAATCAATTGCATGCCAAGTATAG